A portion of the Calothrix sp. 336/3 genome contains these proteins:
- a CDS encoding saccharopine dehydrogenase-like oxidoreductase codes for MSTANITPAIRVGVLGFGGLGQAAAKVLAGKREMNLVAVADQKGYVYAPEGLKFADCISTYHSQGSVGYVEPIGNLTNNSIQDLIDSNQPVDGYFLALPNLPNDFIPSVARQFIQSGWRGVLVDAIKRTSAVEQLIGMKDELQAAGITYMTGCGATPGLLTAAAALAAQSYAEIHKVEITFGVGIANWEGYRATVREDIGHMPGYTVEAARAMTDAEVEALLDKTNGVLTLANMEHADDVMLELAGIVERDRVTVGGVVDTRNPKKPLSTNVQVTGRTFEGKISTHTFTLGDETSMAANVCGPAFGYLKAGIKLHQRGIHGIFTAAEVMPQFVR; via the coding sequence ATGAGTACAGCAAATATCACGCCAGCGATACGTGTGGGAGTATTGGGTTTCGGTGGACTCGGACAAGCAGCCGCCAAGGTACTTGCAGGCAAACGAGAAATGAACTTGGTAGCAGTCGCTGACCAAAAAGGCTACGTATATGCTCCTGAGGGTTTGAAGTTTGCCGATTGTATTTCTACCTACCATTCCCAAGGTTCCGTGGGTTATGTGGAGCCTATCGGTAACTTAACCAACAACAGTATTCAAGATTTAATTGACAGTAACCAACCTGTAGATGGTTACTTCTTAGCTTTACCCAACCTGCCTAATGACTTTATCCCCTCCGTAGCCCGTCAATTTATCCAATCTGGTTGGCGTGGTGTGCTGGTAGATGCCATTAAACGTACCAGTGCTGTGGAACAGCTAATCGGGATGAAAGACGAGCTACAAGCTGCTGGAATTACCTATATGACAGGATGCGGAGCAACACCAGGATTACTAACAGCCGCAGCTGCCCTAGCAGCCCAAAGCTACGCAGAAATTCACAAGGTGGAAATTACCTTCGGTGTGGGGATTGCGAACTGGGAAGGTTACCGTGCCACGGTTCGAGAAGATATTGGTCATATGCCCGGTTATACTGTGGAAGCTGCTAGGGCAATGACAGACGCAGAAGTAGAAGCATTATTAGATAAAACTAACGGTGTGCTCACCTTGGCAAATATGGAACACGCCGATGATGTCATGCTAGAGCTAGCTGGGATAGTTGAGCGCGATCGCGTCACCGTTGGTGGTGTTGTTGATACCCGTAACCCGAAAAAACCTCTCAGTACAAACGTTCAAGTCACAGGACGTACTTTTGAGGGCAAAATATCCACTCACACCTTTACCTTAGGTGATGAAACTAGTATGGCAGCTAACGTTTGCGGACCAGCATTTGGTTATCTCAAAGCTGGGATAAAACTCCATCAGCGTGGTATTCACGGTATCTTTACTGCTGCGGAAGTTATGCCCCAATTTGTGAGATAG
- a CDS encoding type II secretion system F family protein, whose translation MPTFVAKIRDTQGKSKTEKVVAANLAEARSNLRQQGFVIQDLKQSQGFDFDKFQTSLVKVTVKDKAVFSRQFAALVSAGVPIVRSLGVLSEQCSNPKLKQALMDISTDVQSGVNLSDGMRKHPDCFDGLYVSMIQAGEVGGVLDEVLNRLAKLLEDMARLQNQIKSALSYPVIVSVLAIGIFVGMTVFLIPVFAGIFKELGTELPPLTQFMMFCSETFRSWRMFVLIGGGILFKFVFNQYYKTPPGKLNIDSLSLKMPLFGDLIQKSSVARFSRTFGSLTRSGVPILTSLEIVRDTSGNQVVSNAIDAVRAEIQQGGMISIALQKENVFPPMAVQMINIGEETGELDAMLMKIADFYEDEVEQAVKALTSVLEPIMIVVLGGMVGTILMSMYLPLFKVFDKLG comes from the coding sequence ATGCCTACCTTTGTTGCTAAAATCCGAGATACCCAAGGTAAATCCAAAACAGAAAAAGTTGTCGCTGCTAATTTAGCTGAAGCGAGAAGCAATCTCAGACAACAAGGTTTTGTAATTCAAGATTTAAAACAATCTCAAGGATTTGATTTTGATAAATTTCAAACATCTTTAGTTAAAGTTACAGTCAAAGATAAAGCTGTATTTTCTCGTCAATTTGCCGCTCTCGTAAGTGCTGGAGTGCCAATTGTGAGAAGTTTGGGCGTGCTTTCAGAACAATGCTCAAATCCTAAGCTCAAACAAGCATTAATGGATATTAGTACGGATGTCCAAAGTGGTGTAAACCTTTCCGATGGGATGCGAAAGCATCCTGATTGTTTTGATGGTTTATATGTGAGCATGATTCAAGCAGGTGAAGTTGGTGGGGTACTAGATGAGGTTTTAAATCGTCTAGCAAAGTTATTAGAGGATATGGCTCGTCTGCAAAACCAAATCAAATCTGCACTGTCTTATCCTGTAATTGTCAGTGTTTTGGCAATTGGTATATTTGTCGGGATGACTGTATTTTTGATTCCGGTTTTTGCGGGAATTTTTAAAGAGTTAGGAACAGAATTACCACCACTTACACAATTTATGATGTTCTGTAGTGAAACATTCCGTAGTTGGCGAATGTTTGTTCTGATTGGTGGTGGGATACTTTTTAAATTTGTCTTTAATCAGTACTATAAAACTCCTCCTGGAAAGCTAAATATTGACAGCCTATCATTGAAAATGCCTCTGTTCGGTGATTTAATTCAAAAGTCTTCTGTCGCTCGCTTTAGTCGAACTTTTGGTTCTTTAACTCGTTCTGGTGTGCCAATTTTGACTTCTTTAGAAATTGTTCGGGACACATCGGGAAATCAGGTAGTTTCTAATGCAATTGATGCTGTGAGAGCAGAAATTCAACAGGGGGGAATGATTAGTATCGCTTTACAAAAAGAGAACGTGTTCCCACCCATGGCAGTACAAATGATTAATATTGGTGAAGAAACTGGGGAATTAGATGCGATGTTAATGAAAATTGCTGACTTCTATGAAGATGAGGTAGAACAGGCAGTTAAAGCATTAACTAGTGTGTTAGAGCCTATTATGATTGTGGTTTTAGGGGGTATGGTGGGTACAATTTTGATGTCCATGTATCTACCCTTATTCAAGGTGTTTGATAAGTTGGGTTAA
- a CDS encoding type IV pilus twitching motility protein PilT gives MEFMIEDLMEDMIEQGGSDMHLSAGLPPYFRVSGHLTPQDKYGVMTPDSCQRLIFSMLNNTQRKTLEQNWELDCSYGVKGLARFRVNVYKERGAYAACLRALSSKIPNFDKLGLPDIVREMSEKPRGLILVTGPTGSGKTTTLAAMIDLINRTRAEHILTVEDPIEFVYESIKSVVHQRQLGEDTKSFANALKAALREDPDIVLVGEMRDLETISLAISAAETGHLVFGTLHTSSASQTVDRMIDVFPSERQQQVRVQLSNSLVAVFSQTLVPKKNPKPGEYGRVMAQEIMVITPAISNLIREGKTSQIYSAIQTGGKLGMQTLEKVLADYYKAGVISFEAAMSKTSKPDEIQRLIGGVPPQGNGAKAGAMKAH, from the coding sequence ATGGAATTCATGATTGAAGATTTAATGGAGGATATGATTGAGCAAGGTGGGTCTGATATGCACTTATCCGCCGGATTACCTCCTTATTTTCGTGTTAGTGGTCACCTCACTCCCCAAGATAAATATGGTGTAATGACTCCCGATTCTTGCCAAAGATTAATCTTTAGTATGTTGAATAATACCCAACGCAAAACTTTAGAGCAGAATTGGGAATTAGACTGTTCCTATGGTGTGAAAGGTTTGGCTCGGTTTCGGGTGAACGTATATAAGGAACGGGGAGCCTATGCTGCTTGTTTAAGGGCATTAAGCTCTAAAATCCCTAACTTTGATAAATTAGGATTACCTGATATTGTTAGGGAAATGTCGGAAAAACCCAGGGGATTAATTTTGGTGACTGGTCCTACTGGTTCCGGGAAAACTACTACTTTGGCGGCAATGATTGATTTAATTAATCGTACTCGTGCCGAGCATATTCTCACCGTTGAAGACCCCATTGAATTTGTTTATGAATCTATTAAAAGTGTAGTTCACCAACGGCAGTTAGGTGAAGATACTAAGAGTTTTGCCAATGCGTTGAAAGCTGCATTGCGGGAAGACCCTGATATTGTACTTGTCGGAGAAATGCGAGATTTAGAAACAATTTCTTTGGCAATTTCGGCGGCAGAAACTGGGCACTTAGTATTTGGAACTTTACACACCAGTTCTGCTTCTCAAACAGTTGACCGGATGATTGATGTTTTCCCTTCCGAACGACAACAACAAGTCCGAGTTCAGTTATCCAACTCTTTAGTTGCTGTATTTAGTCAAACTCTTGTACCTAAGAAAAATCCTAAACCTGGTGAATACGGACGGGTAATGGCTCAGGAAATTATGGTAATTACGCCAGCAATTTCTAACTTAATTAGAGAAGGTAAAACTTCTCAAATCTACTCAGCTATTCAAACTGGTGGCAAGTTAGGAATGCAAACCTTAGAAAAGGTTTTAGCTGATTACTATAAAGCTGGAGTAATCTCTTTTGAAGCAGCAATGTCTAAAACTTCTAAACCTGATGAAATTCAACGTCTGATTGGTGGTGTACCACCCCAAGGAAATGGTGCTAAAGCTGGTGCTATGAAAGCCCATTAA